A stretch of DNA from Synergistaceae bacterium:
ATGCAGAATGCTGGTGATGCGGTGGCTCCTGTACAGCTGTCTGATCAGAACGCAGCTCTGAACCATCAGATAGGTCAGCACCACCACCACCGCCAGATAAATCAGCACGTCGAAGACCTTTTTCACTTTCGGGGGGAACAGATCCACCAGAACGTCGATGGCCACGTGACTTCCGGCGCGAAAGGCGGCCCCTCCCGCCATAAAAGTGATCCACACGAAGCAGATTGCCTGAACCTCTTCCTGCCAGACAAAGGGCTTGACGAAGCAGTAACGCATAACGACGCCGAAAAAAGTGACGACCACCAGCACGCCCATGGCGATGCCGGCGATGATCAGGTCCAGATTTTTCAGGACTTTCACGACTTTCCTGTTCAAGAATCTACACTCTCAGTCCGCTGCGGGATTTTATTTGCTGATGATCGCCTGGATGCGCTCGTAGAGGCCATCCCACTGGCCCGCAAACTCAGGCTGCTTATAGAAGGCCTCGGCGGCCTTGCGGAACCCCGCCATAACCTCCGCGGAGGGCTCCACGACGGTGACGCCCTGATCCTTCAGGCGCTGGAGACTGGCTCCCAGCATCTCGTTCTGAAGTTTGTTGTTGTAGGCGCCGGCCTCGTTGCCGCTGTCGATCAGCCACTGCTGCTGCTGGGGGGTAAGGGTGGAGAAGAAAATGGAGCCGCAGATCCATGTGGTGAAGTTGCGCACGTGACCGTCCAGAATGAGATGTTTGGCCACTTCCTGGAAGTTGCCGTTCTCCAGAACGGGGACGGGATTTTCCAGGCCGTCGATGGTTCCCTGATGAAGCGCCGTGTAAACGTCGCCCAGATTCATGGGGGTGGGGGCCGCGCCCAGAACCTCGAAGCCCTTGATCTGGATGGTGTTGTTGGGGACGCGAATCTTCTTGCCCTTCAGGTCGGCCACGGAGTTGACCGGGAAGATGGTAAGCGTATGGCGCTCGCCGTAAATCCAGTTGGAGGTCAGGATCTGCAGGCCGTTTTCGGAGGCCATTCTGTCCACCTGCTCCTTGTACCAGTCGCTGGCGATCAGCTTCCAGCACTGCTCCCAGGTGTCGAAAAGGTAGGGCGCGAACAGGATGCCCATTTCTTTGGCGCCCCGATCGTAATAATAAGCCCCGTCCGCCAGCACGATAATGGAGTCGCCGGCGATCATCTGATCCATCAGCTGCGGTGTGGAGCCCAGCTGCTCGGAGGGATAGACGTCCATTTTCATGGTGCCGCCGCTCTTTTCAAACAGCAGGTCGGCCCATTTGTGAACGCCGAGGTCGATGGGTGAGCCAGGGTTGTTGCCATGTCCCAGCTGAATCGTCACAGCCGGTTGAGCCGCTGGAGCCGCGGCCAGCGCGGGGGCCTGAAGAGCGGGAATCTGAAGAAGGGAAAGCATTACCAAAGCGATGATCAGAAAACATTTTCTCATAACACACTTCACCCTTTCATTTTATTTTTATTGCGTACTGCAACTTTCATATAAATTAACAAATCGTAAACACACAAATCGTTCACGCTCATCCAGGGTGACCGGTGAAATATCATATCACAGGCGGTGAGACGGTACAAACGCACAAGGGCCGAACCAGAGAGGGAAACGCCGCAAAGTCGTTCCGGCTCAGGCTTTCAGCCTCAATTTGCCATGAAATCGACTTAATGGTGTAATATAATAAGCATGAAAGACCCTGCCTCTAAATGGACGTTACAAAGTGGACGCTACAAAACCTGGAAGCTACAAAACTTGGAAACTACAAAGAGGAAGAATCACGCGTTTTCTGTTTTGCAGTCACTCAATCAATCAGAGGAGGTAGTGTGTCATGAGGAAGTTGTTATTGGCAGCAGTGGTTTGTGCGTGTGTTCTGGGAGCGGGTGCGGCCTGGGCGGCTTATCCCGAGCAGCCCATCACGCTCATCTGCCCCTGGCAGGCAGGCGGCGGAACGGACGCGGTGGCCAGAATCGTCGCCACGCTGATGCAGAAGGAACTGGGCGTACCGGTGAACGTGGTCAACCGCACCGGGGGCAACGGCGTCATCGGACATCAGGCAATTATCTCCGCGAAGCCGGATGGATACACCATCGGCATCGGGTCGGCGGAGCTGGCCATGCTTCACTGGATGGGGCTGACCGACTTCACGGCGAAGGACTTCAACCCCGTGGCCGGCGTCAACCTGGACCTGGCCGCCATCACCGTCCGGACGGACGGCCCCTGGGCGGACTACAAGGCTCTGGAGGCCGCGATCAAAGCCAATCCCGGCAAACTGACCGCCTCGGGAACCGCCGCGGGAGGCTGCTGGCATCTGGCTCTGGCCATGTGGCTGACGGCCGCGGGATTCAAGGCCGACGACGTCCGCTGGATCCCCAGTGAAGGCGCGGCTCCGGCCCAGCAGGAACTCATGTCCGGCGGCATCGACATGGTCACGGTTTCCGTTCCGGAGGTCGCGGCCCTGGTGGATGCCGGCAAGACGAAGATCCTCGCTTATATGTCCGAAGTGCGCTCCACCAAATATCCGGAAGTTCCGACCCTGAAAGAACTGGGAATCCCCGTGTCCACCGGAACCTGGCGCGGAATCTTCGCCCCCATGGGCGTTCCCGGGGACATCATGAAGCTGCTGGAAGCCACCGTCTCCAAAGTAGTCAAGGAAAAAGATTTTATCGATTTCATGAACTCCCGGGGCCTTGGCATCAACTACCTGCCGTCCAAAGAGTTCGGCGCCCTCGTAGTGAAGTCCGACGAAGAGTTCGGAGTGGCCATGAAGGCCGCAGGACTCACCAAATAAGCAAGTCTGCCGAAGATGTCCCCGGCTCCGGCCGGGGGCACTTTTTACCGCGAATCCGGGGTTTTTCGTCCCGACGAAAACTGAAGGAGGTACGTTTATGCGTTTCAATGACGCCCTTATTGGCATCTTCGTCATCCTTTTCGGACTGGGCATAGTCATCCATGTACAGTCGTATCCCACCATGAGCGGTGGAATGCCGGGTCCGGAGCTTTTCCCCACGGTGATCGGCGTGCTGCTCATGATCGCCGGAGCGGTGCAGATTCCGACGGGACTTCGGTCAAAAGCGCCGCTTGTCAGACGTCTGCCGGAGTTCAACCTGAGGGGAGTCTGCAACATCGTCCTCGTTTTTGTCGGGGTTGTTTTTTACATCTATGCCTCCGAGTATCTGGGTTTTCTGCTGACCGCGTTCTGCATTGTGTACGTTCTCATGCTGGCTCTCAGGGGCAAACTGTTCCTGTCCGCCATTATAGCGGCGGGCGCGGCGGTGTTTGCCTACATGCTGTTCAACAAACTGCTGATGGTGCCCCTGCCCATCGGTCTGTTCGCTTTCTAGGACGGGGGAATCGATTATGTTTTTTACACTCGCCAATCTGACCCACGCGTTAAGTCTGCTGAAGGATCCCTATATCTGGTTTGTCGTCGTTCTCGCCGCCATTTACGGCCTTTTCGTGGGAGCGATGCCCGGTCTGACGGCCACCATGGCCATGGCGCTTCTGGTTCCCGTCACCTTTTTCATGGATCCTCTGCCCTCTCTGGCCGCCGTGGTCTCCATGTCGGCAATGGCCATCTTCGCCGGCGACATTCCGGCGACCCTGATTCACATCCCCGGTACGCCCTCCTCCGCCGCCTACGTGGAGGACACCTACAACCTGACCAAAAAGGGCGAGGCTTCCCATACGCTGGGGACGGCCCTGACGGTGTCGGTCATCGGCGGAATCATCGGTACCTGCATCCTTGTGGCGCTGGCGCCGATGCTGGCGGAAATCGCGCTCAAGTTTTCCTCTTATGAATATTTCTGGCTGGCCTTCATGGGGCTTTCCTGCGGGGTTATGGTGGCCTCGGGGTCCGTCAGTAAATCTCTTATGTCGCTTTTGATCGGGCTGGCCTTCAACTGCGTGGGGCTGGACATCGCCGTGGGATTTCCCCGTTTCACCTTCGGCGTGTCGGACCTGTTGGACGGTTTTTCCTTCATCCCGGTCATGATCGGCATGTTCGGAGTTGCGGAAATTTTCCGCAACGTGCTGGTGCAGGACTCCAACGTGGCCCCCTTCATCGTTCAGACGAGCTCCATCTTCAAGGGCGTGACGGGACCCCTGCGCCGTTACTGGGGAAACATCATCCGGTCCGGCATCATCGGCACGGCCATCGGCATTCTTCCCGGGGCGGGGTCTGACATTGCGGCCTGGGTGTCCTACGGCGTCTCCAAGCGCTGCTCCAAAACCCCTGAACTGTATGGAACCGGGTATATCGAGGGCGTCGTCAGCTCCAGCACGGCCAACAACGCCGCTCTGGCGGGGGCCTGGGTGCCGGCGCTGGTTTTCGGCATTCCCGGAGACTCCATCACGGCCATCCTCATCGGCGTGCTCTACATGAAAAACCTTCAGCCGGGACCCAACATCTTCCAGCGAAGCCCGGAGATCATCCTGGCCGTGTACATTCTCTTCGTTCTGGCCAACATCCTGCTCCTGATCTTCGGCTGGGCCGTCATCAAGGCCGCCACGAAAATCCTCATGGTCCCGCGGAACATGCTCTATCCTGTCATCCTGCTCTTCTGCATCGTGGGAGCTTTCGCCATCAACAACTCCCGCTTCGACGTGGGGGTGATGCTGGCTTTCGGAGTCGTCGCCTACTTTATGGACGTCAACGGAATCCCCGTGGCGCCGGCCATTCTTTCTCTGGTGCTGGGGAATCTGCTGGAAAGATCCTTCATGACCTCCATGCTGAAGGCAAACTGGGATTTGACGATGTTCTTCCAGCGCCCCATCTCCGCCGGCCTGGGAATCACCGTCATCCTGATCTGGCTGTCGCCGCTTTTCATCCCGATCTTCAAAAAGAAGTTCGGCATGGGACAGCCCAAAAGCTGATCCCGACAGGAGGTCAGAGGTCAGGGAAACACTGTCGTGAAACAGGCGAGCCGCTGCAAAAAGGCTCGCTTTTACATTATCTCTATAATTAAAAAGTAAAGCTCAGATATTTTTAATTTAAATGTTTTATTTAAAAATTTGTTATTACGGAGAGTGAGTCGAAGTGAAAATTTTCATCAGTGCGGATCTTGAGGGTGCAACAGGCGTTGTCGCAGGCGTTCAGACGGACGCAGAGGAGAAGGAATACGCTTTTGGCTGTAAAATGCAGACCCACGACGTGAAGGCCGTCGTCGCCGGAGCGCTGGATGCGGGGGCCGACGAGATTCTCGTCAACGATTCCCACGACGGCATGATCAACATCCCCGTGGACGGACTGGGGTTTGACTCGCGGGTGCGCCTCCTGAGCGGCTCTTCAAAAACCCTGTCCATGGTGGAGGGTCTGGAGAACGCCAGCGGGGCCTTTTTTGTGTGTTACCACGCCAAAGCGGGGACGGCCCGGGCCATCCTGGACCACACGATTTCCGGCGGGGTGGTGTACTCCATTTTCCTGAACGGCAAAGAAATGGGCGAGACGGGCCTGAACGCGGCGGTTTGCGCTCAAAAGGGCGTTCCTCTCGCGCTGGTGACGGGAGACGCCGCGGTCTGCGCCGAGGCCAGAGAGCTGCTGGGAGACAGCCTGGTAACCGCTTCCGTCAAGGAGGCCCGGGGACGGATGGCCGCCGTCTGCCTTCTGCCGGAGGAAAGCGAACAGGTTCTGCGAAAGGCCGCCGCTCTGGCCGTGGAGCGCATCCGGGAGGGCGTCGCGCCCAAACTGAACACGGGAAACGGAACCTTCGACCTGCGTCTGACTTTTCATACTTCCCTGCAGTGCGACCGAGCCGCGGTTCTTCCGGGAGTGGAGCGGCTGGACGGGCGTACCCTGCGGGTGATTGGCTCGGACATGGCCGTCATGAGGCGATGGACGGTGTCCCTCATCGCCCTGGGGCGCGGCAGCGGAAAATAATAAAAACAGGAGGAATCGATGATGGATATACGCTACGCTGGCAACGCCAGAGACGTAAAACACTACGACACCCGGCAGCTGAGGGAAGAATTTTTGATTGAAGGACTTTTCAGACCCAACGAGCTTCTTCTGACTTATTCCCACGTGGACCGCATGATCGCCGGCTCCGCCTGTCCCGTCGACGGCCCGCTGCACCTGGCCGCGGGGAAGGAGCTGGGGGTCGATTATTTTCTCGAACGCCGGGAAATGGGCGTGCTGAACCTGGGCGGAAAGGGAACGGTCAGGGCCGACGGACGGGCCTGGGAACTGAACAAAAGCGACGCGCTCTACATTGGAATGGGGACGAAGGACGTGGTGTTCGAGGGGAAGGACGCGAAGTTTTACCTCCTGAGCTGCCCCGCCCACGCCGCGTATCCGACGATGCCCGTCACCCTGGAGATGTCCGTGAAAGCGCACCTCGGCTCCAAAAAAGACGCCAACGAGCGCACCATCAATAAATATCTGGATCCGGCCGTGGTGAAAACCTGCCAGCTGGCCATGGGAATGACGGCTCTGGAAGAGGGCTGCGTGTGGAACACCATGCCCTCCCACACCCACGACCGACGCATGGAGGTCTATCTCTACGTGAACCTGCCCGAGGACGGCTTCGTCGTGCACCTGATGGGAGAGCCCGGAGAAACGCGGCACATCATCATCCGCAACGAGCAGGCGGTGATTTCTCCCAGCTGGTCCATTCACAGCGGCGTCGGAACCTGCGCCTACGCCTTCATCTGGGGCATGTGCGGTGAAAACCAGACCTTCGCCGACATGGACGCCATCGCCATGAAGGATTTGTACTGAAATACGGAAGATTCGATTTCGTTATTTCGATAACCAGGGCGGCGAAAGAGAAAATCTCAGCGCCGCCCCGGCTTACGGGAGAGGAAGGACGTCGATCGCATAGAAGGTCAGCCCGTTGGCTTTTGCCGGGTCGAAATTTTCAATGCGCGTTTCCAGCAGCATGAGGTTTTCATGCAGCGGAGATTTCCGAAGGACGTCTTCCGTGACTTCGAACGCAAAGCCATCTTTATAGTCCCGCAGTTTTGTCCTTTTGACCTCCGTCCCGTTCAGGTAAAAAACGGCTTCGCTCCGCGAGTCCGAAGCGTCGAAGGGAACGGCGTCGATAACAAGCCTGTAAGGTTGAATCGTTTCTGCCGGCAGGGCCAGCTTCATGACCTCCCCTGCGGAACGTCGTCCTTTCCCGGTCGAGGTTATCCCAAAAAATTTTTGCCAGAGTCCCACCTTTTCCCGCCAGCCGCTGATGAGAATCGTCTGTTCGATCTCCCGGCGCGGGGCCGCGTGTTCGATGAGGCGGAACCATCCGTTCGTCAGGCTGAACTCGGCGAGCGCCGTTTGGGGCGTCAGAGGGGGGGCAGGATCGCGCTGCGCTTCCTCCTTCAACTGTTTTTCCAAAGTCACGGCAAGCGCGCTGTCCGCGATTCCCCAAACGGGGAAATAACGCACTTCGGGGATCAGCCCGGCCTCGGCAAACCGTTTCAGGCTGTAATAAGGTTCATAAGAAGATATCGGATTTCCCAGGTTGATGATCTGCACGTTGTCATACGCCCTCAGTCGGCTGAGAAATTCGTCGAATTCGATCGTGCGGCGCGCCCGAAAGCCGTTGACCCGGATGAGCGCCGCGATCGACAGGACGCCTGCGAAACACAAAACACCGCAGAAAAGGCGGAAGCGGCGTCTGTAAACCGCGCTTCGCGTCCAGGCGTCGGTCAGCATTTGCCTCAGAGGGTACAGAGCGGCGAAGAAAAGAGCGACGATGAACAGCTGTTCCATATAGGCATAGCGGAGGAATAAAGAGGTTTCGCCGTTATGAAACACGTAATTGCCCAAAATGCAGACCGATAAAACCAGCATGGCGGTAAATGCGCGAGATGTTCCCTCTATTCTGTCTCCGGCCAGGCAATAAAAAGCGTACAAAAGGAGAAAAGCCGTCACAATGACGGCGGCGCGCTGGCCTTCGTAAAAGAAGCTGAAAACAACCTTCGCTCTGGCAAACAAAGACAACGACTGCCCATACATGTCCACAGCCTGGGTCATGCCGGACGCCCAGAGAGCGATGGACAGCCACACCGTACAGGCCATCGCGAAAGGACAAAGAAAAAGCACAACCTGAGAAGGTTTGACTTCCTTCCGCCAAATATCGCGCACAAGCAGGACGGAGAGCGGCAGCAGCAGCAAAACGAAATTCTCCTTGCAGCCGACGGCCATGAAGGCGGCAGCGCACATGATCGGCCATGCGAAACGGAACCCTTTCGCATAGCGGGCGAACCCGTAAATAAAGAGCGCCGTCCAAAGGCAGGCGTCGATTTCCGCCGGTCCGAGCCTTCCCCACATATCCACATAGCAGGGCAGGGCGGCGAACAGCAACATACCGGTTGGCACAAAAGGCCAGGGATAAAAAAAACGTATCGACAGACCGACGAAGACGATCGACAGAAAAAAGACCAGGAAATTGCCAATGAACCAGGCTCTTGCATTCATGCCCAGCAAATGGATTTTCAGTACGCGAAGAAAATAATACACGGGACGGTAGCGTCCACTCTGCCCCCAGTGACCTGCTTCCGTCTCGGCCAGAGCTGAGCGGAAGGAATGTAAGGCATTTTTATTTTCCTGTGCCATGGCAGAGGACAGTGCAACAATTTCGTGATCGTCAATGATCCAGAACTTTCCCCACCAGAGAGGACACAGCAGGAGAAGGGATACGAACAGGCCGAAAAGCCAGACATACCTGCGCTGCAAAAACATCACCTTTTTCTATATACAGTTAGAGTGGCAAAAGAAAAGTATCTGGCAAAAGATGTTCGCCACAAAAAGCTCTCCAGGCCGGACAATGCGGACACGATGCGGGGGGAGCCGACGTTCAGCAGTGGAAACGCGTCAGGGTTATACCACATCACATAGGCCAGCAGTCCCGGATAGAGCTCATCGACGATCTCAAAACCGCACCTGCAGGCTATTTCATGCAGTTGATGGGTTTGGAACGCCATTTCTGTATTCTCATCGAAAATTTTGTTCTTTCTGTATATGCGTTCACGAATCCATCGGAGCAGGATATTGTTGTTCGTGGGCTCGAAGTTGATGAATATTCCCCCAGGGCGTATCGTGCCGCTCAACTGACGCATCGCCTGTTCGGCCGAGGCGTGAACGTGATGCAGTCCTCCGATTAAAATAATCAGATCGTAAGATTCATCGCTCCCGAAATCCAGCACGTTCTGGACGTGAAAATGGCCCGACGGATAGTTTTTCGACGCATATCCAATCATTTCACGGGAGTAGTCGAATCCGCTGTAGCTGAAATCCAGAGGTAAATACCATTTCAGGATCTCATACCCATCGCCGAATCCACACATGGCCTCGCAGACTTTGAGTTTGCTCTCCTTTTGATTCAGGTTCCATAAGTCGAATTTCCTGAAGGCTGAAGCCCAGATTTTACGTTTCAGAGCGATCAGATTTGGGTTTCGTCGGGCGTTATGGTATATTTCCGCTATTTCATCGAAATGTTCAACTTGTTTTTCTATCTTGTCCATGGTCGCAGGAAAACTCCTTTATCACAAAAGCAGGTCGGTTTTTGACCTGCATATGAACCTTCGCCAGATATTCGCCGATAATTCCCAGACAGGTCAGCTGAATGCCACCCAGGAAGAGGGTACTCACAAGAAGGGAGGCCCAGCCTGAAATGGCGCGCCCCATAAAGTAAACATAAATGGCGTAAACACCGTACAGAAAGGCCAGGCCCGAAAAGGCGCAGCCAAACGCGAGCGCCAGTCTTAGGGGCTTCACGCTGAAAGATGTGATACCGGAAAGAGCGAGTGAGAACATTTTTTTCAGCG
This window harbors:
- a CDS encoding TRAP transporter small permease, whose translation is MNRKVVKVLKNLDLIIAGIAMGVLVVVTFFGVVMRYCFVKPFVWQEEVQAICFVWITFMAGGAAFRAGSHVAIDVLVDLFPPKVKKVFDVLIYLAVVVVLTYLMVQSCVLIRQLYRSHRITSILHISYPLIYSAVPIGCVLMVFNYTLQTWKSLKQPLTKEGNAQ
- a CDS encoding C4-dicarboxylate TRAP transporter substrate-binding protein, yielding MRKCFLIIALVMLSLLQIPALQAPALAAAPAAQPAVTIQLGHGNNPGSPIDLGVHKWADLLFEKSGGTMKMDVYPSEQLGSTPQLMDQMIAGDSIIVLADGAYYYDRGAKEMGILFAPYLFDTWEQCWKLIASDWYKEQVDRMASENGLQILTSNWIYGERHTLTIFPVNSVADLKGKKIRVPNNTIQIKGFEVLGAAPTPMNLGDVYTALHQGTIDGLENPVPVLENGNFQEVAKHLILDGHVRNFTTWICGSIFFSTLTPQQQQWLIDSGNEAGAYNNKLQNEMLGASLQRLKDQGVTVVEPSAEVMAGFRKAAEAFYKQPEFAGQWDGLYERIQAIISK
- a CDS encoding tripartite tricarboxylate transporter substrate binding protein, with translation MRKLLLAAVVCACVLGAGAAWAAYPEQPITLICPWQAGGGTDAVARIVATLMQKELGVPVNVVNRTGGNGVIGHQAIISAKPDGYTIGIGSAELAMLHWMGLTDFTAKDFNPVAGVNLDLAAITVRTDGPWADYKALEAAIKANPGKLTASGTAAGGCWHLALAMWLTAAGFKADDVRWIPSEGAAPAQQELMSGGIDMVTVSVPEVAALVDAGKTKILAYMSEVRSTKYPEVPTLKELGIPVSTGTWRGIFAPMGVPGDIMKLLEATVSKVVKEKDFIDFMNSRGLGINYLPSKEFGALVVKSDEEFGVAMKAAGLTK
- a CDS encoding tripartite tricarboxylate transporter TctB family protein, yielding MRFNDALIGIFVILFGLGIVIHVQSYPTMSGGMPGPELFPTVIGVLLMIAGAVQIPTGLRSKAPLVRRLPEFNLRGVCNIVLVFVGVVFYIYASEYLGFLLTAFCIVYVLMLALRGKLFLSAIIAAGAAVFAYMLFNKLLMVPLPIGLFAF
- a CDS encoding tripartite tricarboxylate transporter permease, which codes for MFFTLANLTHALSLLKDPYIWFVVVLAAIYGLFVGAMPGLTATMAMALLVPVTFFMDPLPSLAAVVSMSAMAIFAGDIPATLIHIPGTPSSAAYVEDTYNLTKKGEASHTLGTALTVSVIGGIIGTCILVALAPMLAEIALKFSSYEYFWLAFMGLSCGVMVASGSVSKSLMSLLIGLAFNCVGLDIAVGFPRFTFGVSDLLDGFSFIPVMIGMFGVAEIFRNVLVQDSNVAPFIVQTSSIFKGVTGPLRRYWGNIIRSGIIGTAIGILPGAGSDIAAWVSYGVSKRCSKTPELYGTGYIEGVVSSSTANNAALAGAWVPALVFGIPGDSITAILIGVLYMKNLQPGPNIFQRSPEIILAVYILFVLANILLLIFGWAVIKAATKILMVPRNMLYPVILLFCIVGAFAINNSRFDVGVMLAFGVVAYFMDVNGIPVAPAILSLVLGNLLERSFMTSMLKANWDLTMFFQRPISAGLGITVILIWLSPLFIPIFKKKFGMGQPKS
- a CDS encoding M55 family metallopeptidase: MKIFISADLEGATGVVAGVQTDAEEKEYAFGCKMQTHDVKAVVAGALDAGADEILVNDSHDGMINIPVDGLGFDSRVRLLSGSSKTLSMVEGLENASGAFFVCYHAKAGTARAILDHTISGGVVYSIFLNGKEMGETGLNAAVCAQKGVPLALVTGDAAVCAEARELLGDSLVTASVKEARGRMAAVCLLPEESEQVLRKAAALAVERIREGVAPKLNTGNGTFDLRLTFHTSLQCDRAAVLPGVERLDGRTLRVIGSDMAVMRRWTVSLIALGRGSGK
- the kduI gene encoding 5-dehydro-4-deoxy-D-glucuronate isomerase gives rise to the protein MMDIRYAGNARDVKHYDTRQLREEFLIEGLFRPNELLLTYSHVDRMIAGSACPVDGPLHLAAGKELGVDYFLERREMGVLNLGGKGTVRADGRAWELNKSDALYIGMGTKDVVFEGKDAKFYLLSCPAHAAYPTMPVTLEMSVKAHLGSKKDANERTINKYLDPAVVKTCQLAMGMTALEEGCVWNTMPSHTHDRRMEVYLYVNLPEDGFVVHLMGEPGETRHIIIRNEQAVISPSWSIHSGVGTCAYAFIWGMCGENQTFADMDAIAMKDLY
- a CDS encoding class I SAM-dependent methyltransferase, whose protein sequence is MDKIEKQVEHFDEIAEIYHNARRNPNLIALKRKIWASAFRKFDLWNLNQKESKLKVCEAMCGFGDGYEILKWYLPLDFSYSGFDYSREMIGYASKNYPSGHFHVQNVLDFGSDESYDLIILIGGLHHVHASAEQAMRQLSGTIRPGGIFINFEPTNNNILLRWIRERIYRKNKIFDENTEMAFQTHQLHEIACRCGFEIVDELYPGLLAYVMWYNPDAFPLLNVGSPRIVSALSGLESFLWRTSFARYFSFATLTVYRKR